A genomic window from Gossypium hirsutum isolate 1008001.06 chromosome D12, Gossypium_hirsutum_v2.1, whole genome shotgun sequence includes:
- the LOC107945090 gene encoding NAC domain-containing protein 6, translating into MTCQSNSDDTTLEMELPGFRFHPTEEELLGFYLKNMIYGNKLRYDVIGFLNIYHHDPWDLPGLSKIGEREWYFFVPRDRKHGNGGRPNRTTENGYWKATGSDRKIVSLSDPKRITGLKKTLVFYKGRAPRGNKTDWVMNEYRLPDGCSLPKDIVLCKIYRKATSLRVLEQRAALEEELEATNTTTSSPLSSLETISFRSPKEDLVPSISETREFFKKEIEEEKEAMVEEKKDIIAKENKVSPPSLQFPVGNEKLAELQLPKIINDWTQDQFWTQLNSPWFQNLTPYANILNF; encoded by the exons ATGACCTGCCAATCCAATTCTGATGATACCACCCTAGAGATGGAACTTCCGGGCTTTCGATTCCATCCAACAGAGGAAGAACTCCTTGGTTTTTACCTCAAAAACATGATTTACGGCAACAAGTTGCGTTATGATGTAATTGGATTTCTCAACATTTATCACCATGATCCCTGGGATTTGCCTG gattgTCGAAGATTGGGGAGAGGGAATGGTATTTCTTTGTGCCTAGAGATAGGAAGCATGGCAATGGAGGGAGACCAAACCGGACGACTGAAAATGGGTACTGGAAAGCCACTGGTTCTGACCGGAAAATTGTGAGCTTATCAGATCCAAAGCGGATAACTGGCCTGAAAAAGACTCTTGTTTTCTATAAAGGGAGAGCTCCACGAGGAAACAAGACTGATTGGGTCATGAACGAGTATCGCCTCCCAGATGGTTGCTCCTTGCCTAAG GACATAGTTTTGTGCAAGATATACAGGAAAGCTACCTCCTTGAGAGTACTGGAGCAAAGAGCAGCATTGGAAGAAGAGTTGGAGGCAACGAACACAACAACTTCTTCTCCATTGTCATCCTTAGAGACCATCTCCTTTCGCAGCCCAAAAGAAGATTTGGTGCCATCAATTTCTGAAACCAGAGAATTCTtcaagaaagaaattgaagaagaaaaagaagcaaTGGTGGAAGAGAAAAAAGATATAATAGCAAAGGAGAACAAAGTTTCTCCACCATCTCTGCAATTTCCTGTGGGCAATGAAAAATTGGCAGAGCTTCAATTGCCCAAAATTATAAATGACTGGACCCAGGATCAATTCTGGACTCAGCTAAATAGCCCTTGGTTTCAGAATCTGACACCATATGCAAACATCCTGAATTTCTAA
- the LOC107940542 gene encoding uncharacterized protein gives MVRGLQQIAKQSWKHISLLHNKKMAASYHARSNSLPSRQHPIVSQIDENLNRLRATQSASTSSLIGHNLSGLQDLHECVDVLLQFPLTQQALAQEKQREMVEELLDGSLMLLDVCTTAKDALLQTKECTQELQSILRRRRGAEGLANEFRKYLTSRKAMKKAICKALKNLKHIQNKLSTPGENGAVISVLRYVEAVTISVLESVLSFISGPEAESKSSRWSLVLKLMHQKKVMCEDEQKANKFLSAEAAVRSCIKSENMKHVENVQKELQSSELSIQDLEEGLETLSRHMIKTRVTVLNIISC, from the coding sequence ATGGTAAGGGGACTACAGCAAATAGCTAAGCAGAGTTGGAAACACATATCGCTTTTGCATAACAAGAAAATGGCAGCCTCTTACCATGCTCGATCAAACAGCTTGCCCTCAAGGCAACACCCTATCGTTTCACAAATCGACGAGAACCTGAACCGATTGAGGGCAACTCAATCAGCCTCTACATCATCATTGATAGGCCACAATCTAAGTGGTCTTCAGGATTTGCATGAATGTGTTGATGTATTGCTTCAATTTCCCCTCACCCAACAAGCTCTCGCCCAAGAGAAGCAAAGGGAAATGGTTGAAGAGCTTTTGGATGGATCTCTCATGCTCTTGGATGTATGTACCACTGCTAAGGATGCCTTGTTGCAGACAAAGGAATGCACACAAGAGCTTCAGTCAATTTTACGCAGAAGACGTGGAGCCGAAGGGCTTGCTAATGAGTTTAGGAAATACTTGACATCTAGGAAAGCCATGAAAAAGGCAATCTGCAAAGCCTTAAAGAACTTGAAGCATATACAGAATAAACTCAGTACTCCTGGCGAGAATGGAGCTGTGATTAGCGTCTTAAGATATGTAGAAGCAGTTACCATCAGCGTGCTAGAATCCGTATTGTCCTTTATTTCAGGGCCAGAGGCAGAATCAAAATCGAGCCGTTGGTCGCTGGTTTTGAAGCTAATGCACCAGAAGAAAGTAATGTGCGAGGATGAACAGAAAGCAAATAAATTTTTGAGTGCTGAAGCTGCAGTGCGTTCCTGCATCAAATCCGAAAACATGAAGCATGTCGAGAACGTGCAAAAGGAGCTTCAAAGCTCAGAGTTGAGCATCCAAGATCTTGAAGAAGGCCTTGAAACCCTCTCCAGGCATATGATAAAAACTAGAGTTACTGTTCTTAATATCATCAGCTGTTAA